A genomic segment from Anabas testudineus chromosome 6, fAnaTes1.2, whole genome shotgun sequence encodes:
- the caprin1b gene encoding caprin-1b isoform X2 translates to MPSAMNANRTVQSASPDVGSAPGSMGNFGLGGQSEVLKQVLCVIDKKVRNMEKKKGKLDDYQVRKNKGERLNQDQLEALTKYQEVMNNLEFARELQKTFITLGQDIQKVVKKSARREQLQRDEAEQRRLKNILELQFLLDRLGDDTVRQDLKQGIGGSPLLTDADLAAFDEFCKLVRPDRDQNVRLADQYEEVSVHLWDLLEGRDKAVVGTTYKALKDTLDQVLLSGYFDQVSSHQNGVCEEEEEEELAAAAVVTESSEEQTVDPETEIIEEFPEPIAVETTEFVNRQFIPDSTYSGSEKEQGDEWTTETEAVSAMQQPLQPAAPPVALETHPMNLASPVPPTDPLVRKQVVQDLMAQMQGTYNFMQDSMLEFDGQAIDPAIVSAQPMKPAQNMDLPQMVCPPVHPESRLSQPNTVPVQPEPTQVPIVSPTPPPMYQTSHTPDPRPSTESIDPIQTSMSLSSEQPPPSTALPPASQTQVFQPVSKAPHSSGINVNAAPFQSMQTVFNLNAPVPPANESESLNQASQYQNSYNQAFSSQPQHTVEQSEMQSEQLQSVGAFHSQDPSGGHQQPSQQGPGFGRQTQSFYNSRGMSRGGPRNARGMMNGYRGSSNGFRGGYDGYRPPFANTPNSGYGQTQFNTPRDYSNGNYQRDGYQQNYKRGAGQGPRGVSRGSTQAMRS, encoded by the exons ATGCCCTCAGCGATGAATGCAAATAGGACAGTGCAGTCTGCCAGCCCAGATGTGGGATCCGCTCCAGGGTCAATGGGCAATTTTGGTCTTGGTGGACAGTCCGAAGTTTTAAAGCAAGTGCTTTGTGTCATTGACAAGAAGGTCCGCAACATGGAGAAGAAAAAG GGCAAACTGGATGATTATCAAGTCAGAAAGAATAAAGGGGAGCGACTCAATCAGGATCAACTG GAGGCTCTCACCAAATACCAGGAAGTCATGAATAACTTGGAATTTGCCAGAGAGTTGCAGAAGACGTTCATTACACTGGGACAAGAT ATTCAGAAAGTGGTAAAGAAATCTGCACGGCGGGAGCAGCTGCAACGGGATgaggcagagcagagaaggCTTAAGAACATTTTGGAACTGCAGTTTCTCCTGGACCGGCTGGGAGATGACACTGTGCGGCAGGACCTGAAGCAGGGAATTGGAGGCTCACCACTGCTTACAGATGCAGACCTCGCAGCTTTTGATGAGTTCTGCAAGTTAGTGAGGCCAGACCGTGACCAAAATGTCAG GTTGGCTGACCAGTATGAAGAAGTATCTGTGCACCTCTGGGATCTGCTGGAAGGGAGGGACAAGGCTGTGGTTGGAACAACAT ACAAAGCGCTGAAAGATACTTTGGACCAGGTTCTGCTGAGCGGATACTTTGACCAGGTTTCATCTCACCAAAATggagtgtgtgaagaggaagaggaagaagagctaGCCGCAGCAGCAGTAGTAACTGAATCATCAGAAGAGCAGACGGTTGATCCAG aaactgaaataattgAGGAATTCCCAGAACCCATTGCAGTGGAAACAACAGAG tttgtaaaTAGACAGTTCATTCCAGACAGCACTTACAGCGGTAGTGAGAAGGAGCAGGGGGATGAGTGGACCACGGAAACAGAG GCAGTCAGTGCCATGCAGCAACccctgcagcctgcagctccCCCTGTTGCCCTGGAGACCCACCCCATGAACTTGGCATCTCCTGTGCCACCTACTGACCCCTTGGTGAGGAAACAGGTGGTGCAGGACTTAATGGCACAGATGCAGGGAACGTACAACTTCATGCAG GACTCCATGCTGGAGTTTGATGGACAGGCCATTGACCCAGCCATTGTATCGGCACAGCCCATGAAACCTGCTCAGAACATGGACCTACCACAGATGGTTTGTCCTCCAG TTCACCCAGAGTCCCGACTATCGCAACCCAACACTGTTCCTGTCCAACCTGAGCCCACGCAA GTCCCAATCGTTTCCCCAACACCGCCTCCCATGTATCAGACTTCACACACGCCAGATCCCCGACCTTCAACAGAATCCATTGACCCCATCCAG ACCTCAATGTCCTTGTCATCAGAGCAGCCTCCCCCCTCTACAGCTCTGCCCCCTGCCTCTCAGACACAGGTTTTCCAGCCTGTTTCCAAAGCTCCTCACAGCAGTGGCATCAATGTCAACGCAGCACCATTCCAGTCAATGCAGACA GTATTTAACCTCAATGCTCCAGTCCCACCAGCTAATGAGTCGGAGTCGTTAAATCAGGCCAGCCAATACCAGAACAGCTACAACCAGGCCTTCAGCAGCCAGCCACAGCATACTGTGGAGcagtcagagatgcagtcagAACAACTGCAGTCGG TTGGTGCCTTTCATTCCCAAGACCCATCAGGAGGTCATCAACAGCCTTCTCAGCAGGGCCCAGGCTTCGGCAGACAAACTCAGTCCTTCTACAATAGCAGAGGCATGTCTCGTGGTGGTCCGCGCAATGCCAGGGGCATGATGAATGGCTACCGAGGTTCATCAAATGGATTCAGAG gTGGCTATGATGGATATCGTCCTCCTTTTGCCAACACTCCAAACTCTGGTTATGGACAGACTCAGTTCAACACACCACGGGATTATTCAAATGGCAATTATCAGAGG GATGGTTATCAACAGAACTACAAGCGCGGAGCTGGTCAGGGACCCAGAGGAGTGTCGAGAGGCAGCACTCAGGCAATGCGATCCTGA
- the caprin1b gene encoding caprin-1b isoform X1, with protein MPSAMNANRTVQSASPDVGSAPGSMGNFGLGGQSEVLKQVLCVIDKKVRNMEKKKGKLDDYQVRKNKGERLNQDQLEALTKYQEVMNNLEFARELQKTFITLGQDIQKVVKKSARREQLQRDEAEQRRLKNILELQFLLDRLGDDTVRQDLKQGIGGSPLLTDADLAAFDEFCKLVRPDRDQNVRLADQYEEVSVHLWDLLEGRDKAVVGTTYKALKDTLDQVLLSGYFDQVSSHQNGVCEEEEEEELAAAAVVTESSEEQTVDPETEIIEEFPEPIAVETTEFVNRQFIPDSTYSGSEKEQGDEWTTETEAVSAMQQPLQPAAPPVALETHPMNLASPVPPTDPLVRKQVVQDLMAQMQGTYNFMQDSMLEFDGQAIDPAIVSAQPMKPAQNMDLPQMVCPPVHPESRLSQPNTVPVQPEPTQVPIVSPTPPPMYQTSHTPDPRPSTESIDPIQTSMSLSSEQPPPSTALPPASQTQVFQPVSKAPHSSGINVNAAPFQSMQTVFNLNAPVPPANESESLNQASQYQNSYNQAFSSQPQHTVEQSEMQSEQLQSGRQIFIGAFHSQDPSGGHQQPSQQGPGFGRQTQSFYNSRGMSRGGPRNARGMMNGYRGSSNGFRGGYDGYRPPFANTPNSGYGQTQFNTPRDYSNGNYQRDGYQQNYKRGAGQGPRGVSRGSTQAMRS; from the exons ATGCCCTCAGCGATGAATGCAAATAGGACAGTGCAGTCTGCCAGCCCAGATGTGGGATCCGCTCCAGGGTCAATGGGCAATTTTGGTCTTGGTGGACAGTCCGAAGTTTTAAAGCAAGTGCTTTGTGTCATTGACAAGAAGGTCCGCAACATGGAGAAGAAAAAG GGCAAACTGGATGATTATCAAGTCAGAAAGAATAAAGGGGAGCGACTCAATCAGGATCAACTG GAGGCTCTCACCAAATACCAGGAAGTCATGAATAACTTGGAATTTGCCAGAGAGTTGCAGAAGACGTTCATTACACTGGGACAAGAT ATTCAGAAAGTGGTAAAGAAATCTGCACGGCGGGAGCAGCTGCAACGGGATgaggcagagcagagaaggCTTAAGAACATTTTGGAACTGCAGTTTCTCCTGGACCGGCTGGGAGATGACACTGTGCGGCAGGACCTGAAGCAGGGAATTGGAGGCTCACCACTGCTTACAGATGCAGACCTCGCAGCTTTTGATGAGTTCTGCAAGTTAGTGAGGCCAGACCGTGACCAAAATGTCAG GTTGGCTGACCAGTATGAAGAAGTATCTGTGCACCTCTGGGATCTGCTGGAAGGGAGGGACAAGGCTGTGGTTGGAACAACAT ACAAAGCGCTGAAAGATACTTTGGACCAGGTTCTGCTGAGCGGATACTTTGACCAGGTTTCATCTCACCAAAATggagtgtgtgaagaggaagaggaagaagagctaGCCGCAGCAGCAGTAGTAACTGAATCATCAGAAGAGCAGACGGTTGATCCAG aaactgaaataattgAGGAATTCCCAGAACCCATTGCAGTGGAAACAACAGAG tttgtaaaTAGACAGTTCATTCCAGACAGCACTTACAGCGGTAGTGAGAAGGAGCAGGGGGATGAGTGGACCACGGAAACAGAG GCAGTCAGTGCCATGCAGCAACccctgcagcctgcagctccCCCTGTTGCCCTGGAGACCCACCCCATGAACTTGGCATCTCCTGTGCCACCTACTGACCCCTTGGTGAGGAAACAGGTGGTGCAGGACTTAATGGCACAGATGCAGGGAACGTACAACTTCATGCAG GACTCCATGCTGGAGTTTGATGGACAGGCCATTGACCCAGCCATTGTATCGGCACAGCCCATGAAACCTGCTCAGAACATGGACCTACCACAGATGGTTTGTCCTCCAG TTCACCCAGAGTCCCGACTATCGCAACCCAACACTGTTCCTGTCCAACCTGAGCCCACGCAA GTCCCAATCGTTTCCCCAACACCGCCTCCCATGTATCAGACTTCACACACGCCAGATCCCCGACCTTCAACAGAATCCATTGACCCCATCCAG ACCTCAATGTCCTTGTCATCAGAGCAGCCTCCCCCCTCTACAGCTCTGCCCCCTGCCTCTCAGACACAGGTTTTCCAGCCTGTTTCCAAAGCTCCTCACAGCAGTGGCATCAATGTCAACGCAGCACCATTCCAGTCAATGCAGACA GTATTTAACCTCAATGCTCCAGTCCCACCAGCTAATGAGTCGGAGTCGTTAAATCAGGCCAGCCAATACCAGAACAGCTACAACCAGGCCTTCAGCAGCCAGCCACAGCATACTGTGGAGcagtcagagatgcagtcagAACAACTGCAGTCGGGTAGGCAGATTTTCA TTGGTGCCTTTCATTCCCAAGACCCATCAGGAGGTCATCAACAGCCTTCTCAGCAGGGCCCAGGCTTCGGCAGACAAACTCAGTCCTTCTACAATAGCAGAGGCATGTCTCGTGGTGGTCCGCGCAATGCCAGGGGCATGATGAATGGCTACCGAGGTTCATCAAATGGATTCAGAG gTGGCTATGATGGATATCGTCCTCCTTTTGCCAACACTCCAAACTCTGGTTATGGACAGACTCAGTTCAACACACCACGGGATTATTCAAATGGCAATTATCAGAGG GATGGTTATCAACAGAACTACAAGCGCGGAGCTGGTCAGGGACCCAGAGGAGTGTCGAGAGGCAGCACTCAGGCAATGCGATCCTGA